One genomic window of Cupriavidus malaysiensis includes the following:
- a CDS encoding cysteine hydrolase family protein: MSQAFTLLDLAGASRAPSAWDAAVLLLIDHQREYVDGRLPLSGMPAAVARCAALLAQARERGAPVVHVVHHGRPGSGAFDPSGPYAAIIADLVPAAGEATVVKGLPNSFAGTDLAAVLARAGRKELVVAGFQTHMCVSATVRAALDHGYRSTVVAGACATRDLPDPLGGPALPAAQVHRAALAALHDRFATVVPDEEVWR, from the coding sequence ATGTCCCAAGCCTTCACCCTGCTCGATCTTGCCGGCGCCAGCCGCGCGCCGTCCGCCTGGGACGCCGCCGTGCTGCTGCTGATCGACCACCAGCGTGAATATGTCGATGGCCGGCTGCCGCTGAGTGGCATGCCGGCGGCGGTGGCCCGCTGCGCCGCGCTGCTGGCGCAGGCGCGCGAGCGGGGCGCACCGGTCGTCCACGTGGTCCACCATGGGCGCCCGGGTAGCGGGGCCTTCGATCCGAGCGGACCCTACGCGGCCATCATCGCCGACCTCGTTCCGGCTGCCGGCGAAGCCACCGTGGTCAAGGGGCTGCCGAACAGCTTCGCCGGCACCGACCTCGCCGCGGTGCTCGCGCGGGCCGGTCGCAAGGAACTGGTGGTGGCGGGTTTCCAGACGCATATGTGCGTCAGCGCGACGGTGCGCGCGGCGCTCGATCACGGCTATCGCAGCACCGTGGTGGCGGGCGCCTGCGCTACGCGCGACCTGCCGGATCCGCTCGGCGGGCCTGCGCTGCCGGCGGCGCAGGTGCATCGCGCCGCGCTGGCCGCGCTGCATGACCGTTTCGCCACCGTGGTGCCGGACGAGGAGGTCTGGCGGTAA
- a CDS encoding LysR family transcriptional regulator, which translates to MQKRSLCWDDLLTLSALQRCGSYSACARELGLTHATAIRRIRRLEAALGGAVATRTDGAFVLTGTGRAALEAARQMERSADRLLRETEHAGAGVSGEVRMAATAALGSEFLTPRLPGLYAAHPAIQVRLELDNRVASLARRRAHIAVRLARPQEEDVVAQRAGTVQFGFYVRARDAAMHRPDASASAALPCCALLDDGLGLPECAWPQARGGPVAFQSNSLHAVQQAVRAGLGAGLLPHYLAAHDVSLAKLHDVPEVTREIWLAYPAEFRGHSRFRPVIDWLQQTLATCP; encoded by the coding sequence GTGCAAAAACGTTCACTCTGCTGGGATGACCTGCTGACCCTGTCGGCACTGCAACGCTGCGGCAGCTATTCCGCCTGCGCACGCGAACTCGGTCTCACCCATGCCACCGCGATCCGCCGCATACGGCGCCTGGAAGCCGCGCTCGGCGGCGCGGTCGCCACGCGCACCGACGGCGCCTTCGTCCTCACCGGCACCGGCCGCGCGGCCTTGGAGGCGGCGCGCCAGATGGAACGCAGCGCGGATCGCCTGCTGCGGGAGACCGAACACGCCGGAGCCGGCGTCTCGGGCGAGGTGCGGATGGCCGCCACTGCCGCGCTCGGCAGCGAATTCCTCACACCGCGGCTGCCGGGCCTGTACGCCGCCCATCCAGCCATCCAGGTACGGCTCGAACTGGACAACCGCGTTGCCAGCCTGGCGCGCCGCCGCGCGCATATCGCGGTGCGACTGGCACGCCCGCAGGAGGAGGATGTCGTGGCGCAGCGTGCCGGCACCGTGCAATTCGGCTTCTACGTGCGCGCCCGCGACGCGGCGATGCACCGCCCGGATGCCAGCGCGAGCGCTGCCCTGCCCTGCTGTGCGCTGCTGGACGATGGCCTCGGCCTGCCCGAGTGCGCCTGGCCGCAGGCGCGCGGCGGCCCGGTCGCCTTCCAGTCCAACAGCCTGCATGCCGTGCAGCAGGCGGTGCGGGCCGGCCTGGGTGCGGGCCTGCTGCCGCACTACCTGGCCGCTCACGATGTCAGCCTGGCGAAGCTGCACGATGTGCCGGAAGTAACGCGCGAGATCTGGCTCGCCTATCCGGCGGAATTCCGCGGCCACTCGCGCTTCCGTCCGGTCATCGACTGGTTGCAGCAGACGCTCGCCACCTGCCCTTGA
- a CDS encoding diguanylate cyclase domain-containing protein, with amino-acid sequence MRHSLKYRVALAAALVVTLILGVRVLASQYYAYASLRQLLETEQARQTDLVAQHLDDKFDSRIHLLRRLARQLEPMLDQPPATLRVFASGMVDTPEDFNAVFLAWPDGDVAFSTAVPQERRLQVKDRDYFRALEAGASVATSDLLYGRMSSAPGMVLAVPLRAPDGTLRAVVGGALNLAEDNFLHELRDGRLGSGGIYCLVSSGQNPRYAMHAEPARIMLPAAQGTADACGLATPAAKPWEFLRPARPVVTRRSLDLNGWTVVSVLPAEQAFLPLIDVRHKWLLIGLLTLAGAAGLMWLVVRRLLKPLEDFHRAVDAVALNADALNQLPTQRRDEIGQLASAFAGVVRQLHERESALKAAKDLAAESEKRIEAIANHVPDFISLVDAKERYVFVNQAYARHFGLPVQQIVGLKLRELWGMPTYLAVRPHLEQAFAGRAVTYTQESPDGTECLEVSCQPAWDDARDTVVGLYMFARNVTAERQALRSLEAQTVSDHLTGLLNRKGFDRCLAEAMNPGEGPDQSIALMLVDLDDFKHINDSHGHAVGDELLAGFGRRLSACVREGDAVARIGGDEFAIVLRNAIAPADLERIAQGIVQGSLQAHRIAGRTLMATASVGAAVHLAGDGQTASELFMRADMALYEAKRRGKARYALQVVHDRA; translated from the coding sequence ATGCGGCACTCTTTGAAATACCGGGTAGCTCTCGCCGCCGCGCTGGTGGTGACGCTGATTCTCGGCGTGCGTGTGCTGGCCTCCCAGTATTACGCCTATGCATCGCTGCGCCAGCTGCTGGAGACCGAGCAGGCCCGGCAGACCGACCTCGTCGCGCAGCACCTGGACGACAAGTTCGACAGCCGCATCCACCTGCTGCGCCGGCTGGCGCGCCAGCTCGAACCGATGCTCGACCAGCCGCCGGCGACGCTGCGGGTCTTCGCCTCCGGGATGGTGGACACGCCGGAGGACTTCAATGCTGTCTTCCTGGCCTGGCCGGACGGCGATGTCGCCTTCAGCACCGCCGTGCCCCAGGAGCGACGGCTGCAGGTCAAGGACCGCGACTATTTCCGCGCACTCGAGGCGGGCGCCTCCGTGGCGACCTCCGACCTGCTCTACGGGCGCATGAGCAGCGCACCGGGCATGGTGCTCGCCGTGCCACTGCGCGCGCCGGACGGAACGCTGCGAGCGGTGGTCGGCGGCGCGCTCAACCTGGCCGAGGACAACTTCCTGCACGAGTTGCGCGACGGCCGCCTCGGCAGCGGCGGCATCTATTGCCTGGTGTCCTCCGGGCAGAATCCGCGCTATGCGATGCACGCCGAGCCGGCCAGGATCATGCTGCCGGCGGCGCAGGGCACGGCCGACGCCTGTGGCCTGGCGACACCGGCGGCCAAACCCTGGGAGTTCCTGCGGCCCGCGCGCCCCGTCGTCACGCGCCGCAGTCTCGACCTGAACGGCTGGACCGTCGTGTCGGTGCTGCCGGCCGAGCAAGCCTTCCTGCCGCTGATCGACGTGCGTCACAAGTGGCTGCTGATCGGCCTGCTGACGCTGGCGGGGGCTGCCGGCCTGATGTGGCTGGTGGTGCGGCGCCTGCTCAAGCCGCTCGAAGACTTCCATCGGGCCGTCGACGCCGTGGCGCTCAACGCCGACGCGCTCAACCAGTTGCCGACGCAGCGCCGGGACGAGATCGGCCAGCTCGCCTCGGCCTTCGCCGGCGTCGTGCGCCAGCTTCATGAGCGCGAGAGCGCGCTCAAGGCTGCCAAGGACCTGGCCGCCGAGAGCGAGAAGCGGATCGAGGCCATCGCCAACCATGTGCCGGACTTCATCTCCCTGGTCGACGCGAAGGAGCGCTACGTCTTCGTCAACCAGGCCTATGCGCGCCATTTCGGGCTGCCGGTGCAGCAGATCGTCGGCCTCAAGCTGCGGGAACTGTGGGGTATGCCGACCTATCTGGCCGTGCGGCCTCACCTGGAGCAGGCGTTCGCCGGCAGGGCCGTGACCTACACTCAGGAAAGCCCGGACGGCACCGAATGCCTGGAAGTCAGTTGCCAGCCTGCCTGGGACGACGCGCGCGATACGGTCGTCGGCCTCTATATGTTCGCCCGCAACGTGACCGCCGAGCGCCAGGCGCTGCGCTCGCTGGAAGCGCAGACCGTCAGCGACCACCTGACCGGCCTGCTCAACCGTAAAGGCTTCGACCGCTGCCTGGCCGAAGCCATGAACCCGGGCGAGGGGCCAGACCAGAGCATCGCCCTGATGCTCGTCGACCTGGACGACTTCAAGCACATCAACGACAGCCACGGACACGCCGTGGGCGACGAACTGCTGGCAGGGTTCGGCAGGCGCCTGTCGGCGTGCGTGCGCGAAGGCGACGCAGTCGCCCGCATCGGCGGCGACGAATTCGCCATCGTGCTGCGCAATGCGATCGCGCCGGCCGATCTCGAGCGGATCGCCCAGGGCATCGTGCAGGGTTCGCTGCAAGCGCACCGGATCGCCGGCCGCACACTGATGGCCACCGCCAGCGTCGGCGCCGCCGTGCACCTGGCCGGCGACGGCCAGACTGCCAGCGAACTGTTCATGCGCGCGGACATGGCGCTCTACGAAGCCAAGCGGCGCGGCAAGGCGCGCTACGCCTTGCAGGTCGTGCACGACCGGGCCTGA
- a CDS encoding ABC transporter substrate-binding protein, which produces MKLGMTAFACAAALACGHAAWAGEADAKKWVDNEFQPSSLSKDKQLAEMKWFIDAAAKLKAKGVTQISVVSETLTTHEYESKTLAKAFEEITGIKVTHDIIQEGDVVEKLQTSMQSGKSIYDGWISDSDLIGTHYRYGAILPLSDYMSGAGKEWTNPGLDVKDFIGTKFTTAPDGKLYQLPDQQFANLYWFRADWFARQDLKDKFKAKYGYELGVPTNWSAYEDIAEFFTNDVKEIDGKKVFGHMDYGKKDPSLGWRFTDAWLSMAGAADKGLPNGLPVDEWGIRVAADKCTPVGASVARGGATNSPAAVYALTKYIDWMKKYAPPQAMGMTFSEAGPVPAQGQIAQQVFWYTAFTADMTKKGLPVVNADGSPKWRMAPSPYGPYWKQGMQNGYQDVGSWTFFKNTDPNRLAAAWLYAQFVTSKTVSLKKSLTGLTFIRDSDIHHEYLTKNAAKYGGLIEFYRSPARVAWTPTGTNVPDYPKLAQLWWKNVATAVTGEKTPQAAMDNLADEMEQVMGRLQRAGMANCAPKLNPKEDPAKWLSSEHAPWQKLSNEKPKGETIAYDKLLQAWKEGRVR; this is translated from the coding sequence ATGAAGTTGGGCATGACGGCGTTCGCCTGCGCAGCGGCGCTGGCCTGCGGCCACGCGGCCTGGGCCGGCGAAGCCGATGCCAAGAAGTGGGTCGACAACGAGTTCCAGCCGTCCTCGCTGTCCAAGGACAAGCAGCTGGCCGAGATGAAATGGTTCATCGACGCTGCCGCCAAACTCAAGGCCAAGGGCGTCACGCAGATCAGCGTGGTATCGGAGACGCTGACGACCCACGAGTACGAATCGAAGACCCTGGCCAAGGCCTTCGAGGAGATCACCGGGATCAAGGTGACCCACGACATCATCCAGGAAGGCGACGTGGTCGAGAAGCTGCAGACCTCGATGCAGTCGGGCAAGTCCATCTATGACGGCTGGATCTCCGACTCCGACCTGATCGGCACGCACTACCGCTACGGCGCCATCCTGCCGCTGAGCGACTACATGAGCGGCGCGGGCAAGGAGTGGACCAACCCCGGACTCGACGTCAAGGACTTCATCGGCACCAAGTTCACCACTGCGCCCGACGGCAAGCTCTACCAGCTGCCCGACCAGCAGTTTGCCAACCTGTACTGGTTCCGCGCCGACTGGTTCGCGCGCCAGGACCTGAAGGACAAGTTCAAGGCCAAGTACGGCTACGAGCTGGGCGTGCCGACCAACTGGTCGGCCTACGAGGACATCGCCGAGTTCTTCACCAACGACGTCAAGGAGATCGACGGCAAGAAGGTCTTCGGCCACATGGACTACGGCAAGAAGGACCCGTCGCTCGGCTGGCGCTTCACCGACGCCTGGCTGTCGATGGCCGGTGCCGCCGACAAGGGCCTGCCCAACGGCTTGCCGGTCGACGAGTGGGGCATCCGCGTGGCCGCGGACAAGTGCACGCCGGTGGGCGCCTCGGTGGCGCGTGGCGGTGCCACCAACAGCCCGGCCGCGGTCTACGCGCTGACCAAGTACATCGACTGGATGAAGAAGTACGCGCCACCGCAGGCGATGGGCATGACCTTCTCGGAAGCGGGCCCGGTGCCGGCGCAGGGGCAGATCGCGCAGCAGGTGTTCTGGTACACCGCGTTCACGGCCGACATGACCAAGAAGGGCCTGCCGGTGGTCAATGCCGACGGCAGCCCGAAGTGGCGCATGGCGCCGTCGCCCTACGGCCCGTACTGGAAGCAGGGCATGCAGAACGGCTACCAGGACGTGGGCTCCTGGACCTTCTTCAAGAACACCGATCCCAACCGCCTCGCCGCGGCCTGGCTGTACGCGCAGTTCGTGACCTCGAAGACGGTGTCGCTGAAGAAATCGCTGACCGGGCTGACCTTCATCCGAGACAGCGATATCCACCACGAGTACCTGACCAAGAACGCGGCCAAGTACGGCGGCCTGATCGAGTTCTACCGCAGCCCGGCGCGGGTGGCATGGACGCCGACCGGCACCAACGTGCCCGACTATCCGAAGCTCGCGCAGCTCTGGTGGAAGAACGTGGCCACGGCTGTCACTGGCGAGAAGACGCCGCAGGCCGCGATGGACAACCTCGCCGACGAGATGGAGCAGGTGATGGGGCGGCTGCAGCGCGCCGGCATGGCGAACTGCGCGCCCAAGCTCAACCCGAAGGAGGATCCGGCCAAATGGCTGTCGAGCGAGCATGCGCCTTGGCAGAAGCTGTCCAACGAGAAGCCCAAGGGTGAAACCATCGCCTACGACAAGCTGCTGCAGGCATGGAAGGAAGGGCGGGTGCGCTGA
- a CDS encoding DUF2160 domain-containing protein, producing MFSWMVWTTPVAVFFSCIVVMLALMTLWETRAPSVLRKGFLPIATTRGDRLFIGLMCAAWINLAWVGLGEKMAGWFSLADEPSVWISFVVSMLVLALILRKG from the coding sequence ATGTTCAGCTGGATGGTCTGGACCACGCCGGTGGCCGTCTTCTTTTCCTGCATCGTGGTGATGCTGGCCCTCATGACGCTGTGGGAGACGCGCGCGCCGTCGGTGCTGCGCAAGGGTTTCCTGCCCATCGCGACCACGCGCGGCGACCGTCTCTTCATCGGGCTGATGTGCGCCGCCTGGATCAACCTGGCCTGGGTCGGGCTGGGCGAGAAGATGGCGGGCTGGTTCTCGCTGGCCGATGAGCCGTCGGTATGGATCAGCTTCGTGGTGTCGATGCTGGTGCTGGCGCTGATCCTGCGCAAGGGCTGA
- a CDS encoding carbohydrate ABC transporter permease, translating to MPEAKQHATWWRNAFLLVYLLFAIVPIYWMVNMSFKTNEEILSTLSLWPVDFTLEHYRTIFTDASWYSGYINSLIYVALNTVISITVALPAAYAFSRYRFIGDKHVFFWLLTNRMTPPAVFLLPFFQLYSTIGLMDSHLGVALAHLVFNVPLAVWILEGFMSGVPREIDETAYVDGYSFPRFFLTVFLPLIKAGVGVAAFFCFMFSWVELLLARTLTSVNAKPIVATMTRTVSASGMDWGVLAAAGVLTIVPGGIVIWFVRHYIAKGFAMGRV from the coding sequence ATGCCTGAAGCCAAGCAGCACGCCACCTGGTGGCGCAATGCCTTCCTGCTGGTCTACCTGCTGTTCGCCATCGTGCCGATCTACTGGATGGTGAACATGTCGTTCAAGACCAATGAGGAGATTCTCTCCACGCTGTCGTTATGGCCGGTGGACTTCACGCTGGAGCACTACCGGACCATCTTCACCGATGCCTCCTGGTATTCCGGCTACATCAACTCGCTGATCTACGTGGCGCTGAACACCGTGATCTCGATCACGGTCGCGCTGCCGGCGGCCTATGCGTTTTCGCGCTACCGCTTCATCGGCGACAAGCACGTGTTCTTCTGGCTGCTGACCAACCGCATGACGCCGCCCGCGGTGTTCCTGCTACCCTTCTTTCAGCTCTACTCGACCATCGGCCTGATGGATTCCCACCTGGGCGTGGCGCTCGCCCACCTGGTATTCAACGTGCCGCTGGCAGTGTGGATCCTGGAAGGCTTCATGTCCGGCGTGCCGCGCGAGATCGACGAGACGGCCTATGTCGACGGCTACTCCTTCCCGCGCTTCTTCCTCACCGTCTTCCTGCCGCTGATCAAGGCAGGCGTGGGCGTGGCCGCCTTCTTCTGCTTCATGTTCAGCTGGGTCGAGCTGCTGCTGGCACGCACGCTGACCTCGGTCAACGCCAAGCCCATCGTCGCCACCATGACGCGCACCGTGTCGGCATCCGGCATGGACTGGGGCGTGCTGGCCGCGGCCGGTGTGCTGACCATCGTGCCCGGCGGCATCGTGATCTGGTTCGTGCGGCACTACATCGCGAAGGGCTTCGCGATGGGTCGCGTCTGA
- a CDS encoding carbohydrate ABC transporter permease, giving the protein MSTLKPVNQKAWLLVVPVVLCVAFSAILPLMTIVNYSVQDIISPERRVFVGTEWFATVLRDSELHDALLRQVGFSLAVLLVEIPLGILLALSMPARGWQASAVLVVIALSLLIPWNVVGTIWQIFGRTDIGLLGAALDAMGFAYNYTGSALDAWLTVLVMDVWHWTPLVALLCYAGLRAIPDAYYQAAKIDGASRLAVFRYIQLPKLRGVLMIAVLLRFMDSFMIYTEPFVLTGGGPGNATTFLSQYLTQKAVGQFDLGPAAAFSIVYFLIILLLCFVLYNWMQRAGTAGAEDMPNA; this is encoded by the coding sequence ATGAGCACGCTCAAGCCCGTCAATCAGAAAGCCTGGCTGCTGGTGGTGCCGGTGGTGCTGTGCGTGGCCTTCTCGGCCATCCTGCCGCTGATGACCATCGTCAATTACTCTGTGCAGGACATCATCTCGCCCGAGCGCCGGGTCTTCGTCGGCACCGAGTGGTTCGCCACCGTGCTGCGCGACAGCGAGCTGCACGACGCGCTGCTGCGGCAGGTCGGATTCTCGCTGGCCGTGCTGCTGGTGGAGATCCCGCTGGGCATCCTGCTGGCGCTGTCGATGCCGGCCAGGGGCTGGCAGGCGTCGGCGGTACTGGTGGTCATCGCGCTGTCGCTGCTGATTCCGTGGAACGTGGTGGGTACTATCTGGCAGATCTTCGGGCGTACCGACATCGGCCTGCTGGGCGCCGCGCTCGACGCCATGGGCTTCGCCTACAACTACACCGGCAGTGCGCTCGACGCCTGGCTGACCGTGCTGGTGATGGACGTATGGCACTGGACACCTCTGGTCGCGCTGCTGTGCTACGCGGGACTGCGCGCCATCCCCGACGCCTACTACCAGGCAGCCAAGATCGACGGCGCCAGCCGCCTGGCCGTGTTCCGCTACATCCAGCTGCCCAAGCTGCGCGGCGTGCTGATGATCGCCGTGCTGCTGCGCTTCATGGACAGCTTCATGATCTATACCGAGCCCTTCGTGCTGACCGGCGGCGGGCCGGGCAACGCTACCACCTTCCTGTCGCAGTACCTGACGCAGAAGGCCGTCGGCCAGTTCGATCTCGGTCCCGCGGCCGCGTTCTCCATCGTCTACTTCCTGATCATCCTGCTCCTGTGCTTCGTCCTGTACAACTGGATGCAGCGCGCGGGCACCGCCGGTGCGGAGGACATGCCCAATGCCTGA
- a CDS encoding ABC transporter ATP-binding protein gives MARIDLDLAHSYLAQPHADEDYALLPLRFTFEDGGAYALLGPSGCGKTTLLNCISGLLRPSHGTIAFDGRDVTAATPQQRNIAQVFQFPVIYDTMTVGENLAFPLRNRGVPPDQVRERVGRVAEMLDLSAWLDRRASGLAADAKQKISLGRGLVRNDVSAILFDEPLTVIDPHLKWQLRRKLKEIHHEFRLTLIYVTHDQTEALTFADQVLVMSRGKTVQAGPADALFERPAHTFVGHFIGSPGMNFLAGQWRDGAIEMGGRRYTPELAPALGQALQAAGSFKVGVRPEYLRLAAANDPQAVPVVVERAQDIGTYWLVTAAVHEAGGKVATLRARMGGEAAALRAGETAWLSAFHRHTCYYVNEELVS, from the coding sequence ATGGCTCGCATCGATCTCGATCTCGCGCATTCCTACCTGGCGCAGCCGCATGCCGACGAAGACTACGCGCTGCTGCCGCTGCGCTTCACCTTCGAGGACGGTGGCGCGTACGCGCTGCTGGGTCCCTCGGGCTGCGGCAAGACCACGCTGCTGAACTGCATCTCCGGGCTGCTGCGGCCTTCGCACGGCACCATCGCCTTCGACGGGCGCGACGTCACCGCCGCCACGCCGCAGCAGCGCAATATCGCCCAGGTGTTCCAGTTCCCCGTCATCTACGACACCATGACGGTCGGCGAGAACCTCGCCTTCCCGCTGCGCAACCGCGGCGTGCCGCCGGACCAGGTGCGCGAGCGGGTCGGGCGCGTGGCCGAGATGCTGGACCTGTCGGCGTGGCTGGACCGGCGCGCCAGCGGGCTGGCTGCCGATGCCAAGCAGAAGATTTCGCTCGGCCGCGGCCTGGTGCGCAACGACGTCTCGGCGATCCTGTTCGACGAACCGCTGACGGTGATCGACCCGCACCTGAAGTGGCAGCTGCGGCGCAAGCTCAAGGAGATCCACCACGAGTTCAGGCTGACGCTGATCTACGTCACGCATGACCAGACCGAGGCCCTGACCTTTGCCGACCAGGTGCTGGTGATGTCGCGCGGCAAGACCGTGCAGGCGGGGCCGGCGGATGCCTTGTTCGAACGGCCGGCACACACCTTCGTCGGCCATTTCATCGGCTCGCCGGGCATGAACTTCCTGGCCGGGCAATGGCGCGACGGCGCCATCGAGATGGGCGGCCGCCGCTACACGCCGGAGCTGGCGCCGGCGCTGGGCCAGGCGCTGCAGGCGGCAGGCAGCTTCAAGGTCGGGGTGCGCCCCGAGTACCTGCGGCTGGCCGCGGCCAACGATCCGCAGGCGGTGCCGGTGGTGGTCGAGCGCGCCCAGGACATCGGCACCTACTGGCTGGTCACCGCCGCCGTGCACGAAGCCGGCGGCAAGGTCGCCACGCTGCGCGCCCGCATGGGCGGCGAAGCGGCGGCGCTGCGCGCGGGCGAGACCGCCTGGCTGTCGGCCTTCCATCGCCATACCTGCTACTACGTCAACGAGGAACTGGTGTCATGA
- a CDS encoding ABC transporter ATP-binding protein: MQLRLEGIAQQAGSQAYLYPMTIAPVAGAVTILLGATQAGKTSLMRVMAGLDRPSAGKVLVDGVDVTGVPVRQRNVSMVYQQFINYPSMRVFDNIASPLRLRGGADIAARVRSLAQRLHIDHLLERFPSELSGGQQQRVALARALAKDAPLMLLDEPLVNLDYKLREELREELSQLFAHGDATVIYATTEPTEALLLGGHTAVLDAGELLQYGPTPEVFHYPDSLRVARAFSDPPMNLLPGELHGGRVALGGDIVLPLPDAMAHGGPVTVGVRAGALRLEAGPGAVRVPGRVALAELSGSDTFVHVDTAVGNLVAQFPGVVDLELGAQLALHVDPDQVYLFDTAGRRIHAPRRPGGRPAPLAAAVAAAGGY; encoded by the coding sequence ATGCAGCTCAGACTGGAAGGCATTGCGCAGCAGGCAGGGTCGCAAGCCTATCTCTATCCGATGACAATTGCACCCGTGGCGGGTGCGGTCACGATTCTGCTGGGGGCCACCCAGGCCGGCAAGACCTCCTTGATGAGGGTGATGGCTGGACTTGACAGGCCGAGCGCCGGCAAGGTCCTGGTCGACGGCGTGGACGTGACCGGCGTGCCGGTGCGCCAGCGCAATGTGTCGATGGTCTACCAGCAATTCATCAACTACCCGTCGATGCGGGTATTCGACAACATCGCCTCGCCGCTGCGCTTGCGCGGCGGCGCCGATATCGCTGCGCGGGTCCGCTCGCTGGCGCAGCGCCTGCACATCGACCACCTGCTCGAGCGCTTTCCGTCCGAGCTGTCCGGCGGGCAGCAGCAGCGCGTGGCGCTGGCGCGCGCGCTCGCCAAGGACGCGCCGCTGATGCTGCTCGACGAGCCGCTGGTCAATCTCGACTACAAGCTGCGCGAGGAACTTCGCGAAGAGCTCAGCCAGCTGTTCGCCCACGGCGACGCCACCGTCATCTATGCCACCACGGAGCCGACCGAGGCCCTGCTGCTGGGCGGCCACACCGCCGTGCTCGATGCCGGCGAACTGCTGCAGTACGGGCCTACGCCGGAGGTGTTCCACTATCCCGACTCCCTGCGCGTGGCGCGCGCGTTCAGCGATCCGCCGATGAACCTGCTGCCCGGTGAACTGCATGGCGGGCGCGTGGCGCTGGGCGGCGACATCGTGCTGCCGCTGCCGGACGCGATGGCGCACGGCGGGCCGGTGACGGTCGGCGTGCGCGCCGGCGCGCTGCGGCTTGAAGCGGGGCCGGGTGCGGTCCGCGTGCCTGGCCGCGTCGCCCTGGCGGAACTGTCGGGCTCGGACACCTTCGTCCACGTCGATACCGCCGTCGGCAACCTGGTGGCGCAGTTCCCGGGCGTGGTCGATCTCGAACTGGGTGCCCAGCTCGCCCTGCATGTCGACCCGGACCAGGTCTACCTGTTCGACACGGCCGGGCGCCGCATCCATGCGCCGCGCCGGCCAGGCGGCCGGCCGGCACCGCTGGCGGCGGCGGTGGCCGCGGCGGGAGGATACTGA
- a CDS encoding DeoR/GlpR family DNA-binding transcription regulator, whose product MTLNPRQTALLEEVRTQGFASIEELARKFGVTLQTVRRDVNLLAENGMLARFHGGVRVEGSTIENIAYRQRQVLNAEGKVRIARAVAAAVPEGCSLILNIGTTVEEVARALLHHRGLRVITNNLNVANILADNPDCEVIVAGGVLRSRDRGIVGEATVDFIRQFKVDIGLIGISGIEADGTLRDYDFREVKVARTIIEHAREIWLAADASKFNRQAMVELAHLSQIDRLFTDMPLQAPFDRMLAESEVNCVVADQP is encoded by the coding sequence ATGACGCTCAATCCACGCCAAACCGCCCTGCTCGAAGAAGTCCGGACCCAGGGCTTCGCCTCGATCGAAGAACTCGCGCGCAAGTTCGGCGTGACGCTGCAGACCGTGCGGCGCGACGTCAACCTGCTGGCCGAAAACGGCATGCTGGCGCGCTTCCACGGCGGGGTTCGGGTCGAAGGCTCGACCATCGAGAACATCGCTTACCGGCAGCGCCAGGTGCTCAACGCCGAAGGCAAGGTGCGCATCGCGCGCGCGGTCGCGGCTGCGGTGCCGGAGGGCTGCTCGCTGATCCTGAACATCGGCACCACGGTCGAGGAGGTGGCACGCGCCCTGCTGCACCACCGGGGCCTGCGCGTCATCACCAACAACCTGAACGTGGCCAACATCCTGGCCGATAACCCCGACTGCGAGGTGATCGTCGCCGGCGGCGTGCTGCGCTCGCGCGATCGCGGCATCGTCGGCGAAGCCACGGTCGACTTCATCCGGCAGTTCAAGGTGGATATCGGCCTGATCGGCATCTCGGGCATCGAGGCCGACGGCACGCTGCGCGACTACGACTTCCGCGAGGTCAAGGTGGCGCGGACCATCATCGAGCACGCGCGCGAGATATGGCTGGCGGCGGATGCCAGCAAGTTCAACCGCCAGGCCATGGTGGAACTGGCCCACCTGTCGCAGATCGACCGGCTCTTCACCGACATGCCGCTGCAAGCGCCCTTCGACCGGATGCTGGCCGAAAGCGAGGTGAACTGTGTGGTCGCGGACCAGCCTTGA